From a region of the Teredinibacter turnerae genome:
- a CDS encoding transposase has protein sequence MEPFYPKSSSSGGRPPIGIDRMLRIHFLQHWFELSDPVAEETLNDSYIMRQCVGIDLGTQPVVDETTF, from the coding sequence ATAGAACCCTTCTACCCAAAAAGCTCCTCGTCAGGCGGGCGCCCACCGATAGGCATAGATCGGATGCTACGCATTCATTTCTTGCAGCATTGGTTCGAATTGTCAGACCCAGTTGCAGAAGAAACACTCAACGATTCATATATAATGCGCCAATGTGTTGGTATTGATCTTGGCACACAACCGGTAGTGGATGAAACCACCTTTTGA